The Alkalibacter rhizosphaerae genomic sequence TTTGTTTGTCATGATCGGGATCCAGGTCCTGGTCAGCCGTACGGCCACCAGCCTGCCGCCAGGAAGCGAAGCGGAATTTTTGGCAGCACTTTTGCGCGATCAAAACAGTCTGGTGAACATCGTTGGTCGATCCTATCCACCTGCCGTCTGGATCAGTAAAGCACTGTACTTGAAAGAAGCGGGATCGGGACTTTTCTACTTTGTCTTGTTTGCCGGTTCTTCCCTGATCTTCTTCCTGGCTACCATCCGCATCGGCAAAGCCTTGTATGTCCAGGGTTACTTCAACAAGGTGGAATCCGTCAAGAAAGTGACAAAAGTGGACTACGAAAAGGGTTTCGATCAAAAGAGCGTCTGGAAAGCCGTGTTCATCAATGATTTTCGCGTCGTCATGCGGACGCCGGTGTATATGTTCAACTGTGTCAGCATCGTGGTCCTGTTGCCGGTCATTTTGTTTTTGATGCCGGTGATGACGGGAGGAGCGGAGCTGGGATTTTTGCAGCAGGTCCCCCAGGAGTATCAACCATTCATTGGCTTGGGACTTATTGGCTTGTTCGTATTCATGGCAGGGGTCAACCCAACCCAATCTACCACCATATCCAGGGAAGGCAATAGTGCATGGGTGCAGCAGGTCCTGCCCATTTCCAAGCGGGATGCTTTTATCGGGCGGATGGCTTTCCCATTGGTTCTCCAGGTCTTTTCCATGGTTTTCATTTTGGTTGGGATGGTATTTTTCATGAAACCGGATCCATCCATTCTGTTGATGGCGTTTTTTGGCGGATTTTTCACGTCCCTGCCCATTTTGGCATTGGGCATTCTGGTGGACACCATTCGGCCCAAATTGGACTGGGATGATCCTCAAAAGGCGGTCAAACAAAATTTCAACGTGTTTATCAACATGTTGTTGGGAATAGGTTATGCGGTCTTGCTGGGATTTTTGGTGTACCTGGGCATGGATCGATTGAACTTGGCATGGCAGGCGGCAACCATTTTCCTTGTTTTGGTTGGAGTGGTCATGACCTGGGTATTATACGGAGTATACCTGAAAACGGACACGAGGAGGTGACCGGGTGGATGTTGAAAAAAAGACGTTGATCAAAAATCACAAAACCGGATTATGGCTCTTTGCGTTGATGTTTGTCATGTACCTGATGGGAAATGTTTTGATCGGCATATACCTGTTTGACACCATTGGGTTGTATCACCAGCTGATCGATGTACTGATCCCTTGCATCCTCTACTTTATCGCAACAAGACAACCGGTCTTGTCCACGTTGAAATTGAACAAGGGATTGAACGGAAAGAACATGTGGAGGATCTTTCAACTGTTTCTGGCCAGCTTTCTCGTCAAATATGGTGTAAATTATTTGGTAGGCGCCATCGGCAACATCGATTCCGGTGAAGTGACCATGCAGATCTTTGACATGGTCCCTGACTTGCTTACGTTTTTCATCGCCGTAGCGGTGATCCCTGTTGTTTTGGAGGAAGTCTTTATCCGGGGAGTCATTCTGGATCATTTTCGTGATGTGAACCTCTTGCAGGCTTCGGTGGCGACGGGAGTGCTTTTCGGGATCATGCATGTGGACATCGGTCAGTTCGGCTATGCTACCGCTCTGGGGATCGTCATGGCGGCCATCGTGTTGATCACGGGTTCTCTTTGGGCCGGGATCTGGTTCCACTTTCTTAACAATTTTTTCTCCTTTGCCGTATTGGGAAGCTTGAGAAAACTGGAAGAATGGTATCCGGACCTCTATCAGCTGGAAGATGTATTGGTAGAGGCCCAGCCGGTGGAACTTGGTTTGGCGGACCGGGTGGTGTTCATAGCTGTGGCATTGTTGGTGCTGTACCTTGGAGTCCGTTTGACGATTCGATACGTGCGCAAAATGAAAAGGGAAAACGGATACCAGGATACCCCGAGTCAGGTTGGATGGATCCGGCTCTTTGTGAATTTCCCCATGGGGACCATTTTGTTGATCTACCTGTTTATCAACGTATTTTTGAGATATTGAAAGAAGAAAAGCGCTGGCCTTTGGGCCAACGCTTTTTTCTTTTTTTGATGTTATGCCAAAGCTTCGTGGCAGGTTTTCAGGTACTCGATGATGGTCAGGTTTTGCGGGCAAACGGATTCGCACAACCCGCATTCGATGCAGGCGTCCGCCCTGCGGTCGGCCGGAGTCCGGCTGTACCCCATTCGGGATCCCTGCAGGTCGTCGTAGATCTTGTAGTTGTTGTAATTGGTGAACACATCCCAGATCTTGATGTTTTGCGGGCAGTCGCTGCAGTACTTGCAGGCAGTACAGTCGATCTCGGTTTTCTGGATCAGGTAGGTTCGAACCTCATTGATCAAAGCCGACTCTTCTTCTGTTAGAGCGCCAATGTCAAAACGACTGGCGCTATCCAGGTTTTCTACGACCTGGTCCATGGTGGACATGCCGCTTAGGATGATGCCCACTTCCGGTCGATTCCACAAGTATTTGAGAGCCAGCTGAGCGGGACTCAGTTCCACTCCGTACTTGTCCCAAATGTTCTTCAGCTCGCCCTTGAGGTCAAAGGCAAGTTTACCCCCTTTGATGGGCTCCATGACGATGACCGGGATCCCCAACTTATTGGCATATTCCAAACCTTCCAGTCCTGCCTGGAAGTTCTCATCCATGTAGTTGAGTTGGATCTGACAGAAATCGAAGACGCCGCTGTCACAGATATTTTTGAAAGTTTCCAGGTTGTCGTGGAAGGAAAAGCCCAGATTTCGCACTTTGCCGTTTTCCTTGACGTTTTTGATAAAATCAAAAACGTTCATCTCTTGAACGGTATTCCATTTCCACTCGTCCAAACCGTGGAGCATGTAGAAATCGATGTAGTCGGTCTTCAATTTCTTCAGCTGGGTGTCCAGGATGTCGTAGAAGTTGGTGGTTTCATCCAATCCGAACAAGGGCAGCTTGGTGGCCAGGAACACGTCTTTTCGCTGTCCCGTCTTCTCCAGAAAATCACCGACGAAAAGCTCGCTGTTTCCATCGTGGTAAGGCCAGGCCGTATCCAGGTAGTTCACACCGGAATCAATGGCCTTCTGGACCATTTCCGCTGCATAGTCCGTATCGATCTTGCTGAAATCTCCGTCCAAAATGGGCAATCGCATGCAGCCAAATCCCAATTGGGAGATTTTTAAGTTGTCTTTTCCTATGTTTCGATACAACATGATTTCATCTCCTTTTTTCAAATCAGTTTTCATATACAATATTTATTATACATCAATATGAAAAAAGTTTCCATAATCCTTTGTCATTTGAGATGTGAAGGTTGAAGATTGGACGAATTATAATTGTAAAAAAAAGAGCCCGACAAAGGCTCTTTAAAATTTCTTGAATTATAATGGCGGAGAGAGAGGGATTTGAACCCTCGGTACGCTTGTGACGCACACACGCTTTCCAGGCGTGCTCCTTCGGCCGCTCGGACATCTCTCCACGTAGGCTTGCAGAATATTATTATACAGATGGATATTCCATCTGTCAATCCATAATGATATAATATTTCCTGGAAAGAAATACAACAACATAGGAACCATCCATCTATTGACGGGTATTGGATCGCCATTCAATGTGTGGTCCTTCAGTCCGTCAACGGACTTCATGTGTTGTTTTTCTTGCAATTCCAGTTTTATGTGGTACAATTCTAATGTGGCTTTGGCCAAATGTGTTTGCAACCCTTTTGGGTTGACATAAACTTTTGCCGCGCTGGATGGGGAGTTAGCGGTGCCCTGTACCTGCAATCCGCTATAGCAGGATCGATCTCCCGACCGAGGCTGCTGCTGCAAATGTTGGTTTCGTCTCAAGCGGTGTTGAGAGCCGGGCCCTGTGCAATAGATACTTGTGAACCCCGTCAGGTCCGGAAGGAAGCAGCGGTAAGCGAGGACGCTATGTGCCGCAGGTATACCTGGTTTGAGCTGGCTGTTGCGAGGCAGTTTGTGGTGGTCGTCGACGTTGGGTGCGCGGCATCTATTTTAAAGAAGGACTGAATAAGTTCTTTTTTTGTATTTCAGCAAGAATACAAGAAAAGTTTAATGTAGGAATGATATAATATATACGCTGTTATCAGTAGATGAATTTATTAGGAGCGAGTCCATGGATTATATCGCATTGTATCGCAAATACCGTCCAAGAAATTTTTCCGACGTCATCGGACAGGAAAATGTGGTGTCGATTCTGAAAAATCAAATCGTCATGAAAAAGATCGCCCACGCCTACCTGTTCAGCGGAACTCGGGGGACCGGAAAAACCTCCGTGGCAAAAATATTTGCCCGTGGCGTCAATTGTACCGAATCTGTTGATGGAGAACCCTGCAACAAATGCAAGGCATGCCTGGAAATGGAATCTTCCAGTGTCATGGACATCATTGAGATCGATGCGGCCAGCAACCGGGGAGTAGACGAGATCCGGGAATTGAGGGACAAGGTAAAATACATGCCTGTCGTTGGAGAATACAAGGTGTACATCATTGACGAGGTCCACATGTTGACGACGGAAGCATTCAACGCCCTGTTGAAAACACTGGAAGAACCACCCAAGCACGTCATCTTTATTTTGGCCACAACAGAGCCCAACAAGTTGCCGGCCACCATATTGTCCCGTTGTCAGCGGTTTCATTTCAAACGATTGACGCCGGAACAGATCATAAGTCGCATGACATTTGTTGCAGATGACATCGACCTGAAAGTGGAAGAAGCAGCCCTGCAACTTATTGCAAAAAATGCCGATGGGGCCATGCGGGATGCACTGAGCATCCTGGACCAATGCATTGCCATCAGCAACGATGACGTGATCACCTACGAAGAGGTTCGGGACACCCTGGGGATCACAGACAATGAGATCGTCTTTTCCTTGATGGAATCCATCCTGGAACAAGACGTTGGCCGCGCCCTGGCGGAATTGGAAAATGCCTATGCCGCTGGCAAGGAGATGACCCAGTTGATCCATCAGCTCATTGGAGGATTTCGTGACCTGCTCATTTATGACATAACAGGAAACATGGCCATGCTGATGGAGATCAAGGATGAGTCCATGGAATTGCTGCAACGGACAAGCAAAAAGGATCGATCCAGGATCGCAGCCATCATCGACATATTGGCAGACCGGGAAGTTAAATTGAAATTCACCACCCTGCCGAAAGTACTCATGGAAGTTACTCTGGTGTACTTGTGCAGTTTGAGCATGGAAGGCTCGCAACCCCAGATCCGGCAGAAGGAACCGGAGGTGGGGACCCGGGAGACGCCGAAGACCTACGACGCTTCCAACAACAATAAGCAGACCGGTTCGGAAACCAAACCAAAGGAGACGGCGCCGAGACCACCGACCAAACCGGAAGATGAAAGTGGATTGGACGGGGGGAAAGCTTTCGGCACCTTGAGCAAGCAGGTATTAAAGGAAAAGAAAGTGACGGGTAGTGCCCTGATTTCTGCAGAAGGGGCCATGAAAGGCAATACCTTGACCATCTTCTTTCCTAAAGGGGAAGAATTCGCCCACCAGCTGGTGCAGGATGATCTGGAATACCTGGAAAGTGTGGCCCGCAAACTCTTTGGCGAAGAAGCGAAGATCCGTCTGCAGATGAAAGAAGGAGATTCCGACTTCATGAAGACGCTTCCCCTGGAGTTGTTTGGGGAAGACAAGGTGGAGTTCAAGTAACAATTTTATGGATGGAAAATATAGAAAGAAAACATAGGAGGGCTAAACATGGCACGAAACAAATTCCCCGGCGGGGGCGGAATGGGAAACATGAACAACATGATGAAACAAATGCAAAAGATGCAGCAGGAGATGCAGCGGGTCCAGGAAGAGGTTCAAAAGAAGGAAGTGGAAGCCACTTCCGGCGGCGGAGCCGTGACGGCCATCGCCACTGGAAAGAAAGAACTGGTATCCATCAAGATCGATCCGGAAGTAGTGGATCCGGACGACGTGGAAATGATGGAAGACCTGGTATTGGCTGCCGTCAACGAAGCCCTTCGCAAGGCGGAGGAAATGGTGGCGGAGGAAATGGGCAAAGTGACCGGAGGCATGAACGTACCGGGGCTCTTTTAGAGAAACCACCATTCGAAAGAACTGAGGTGCATCATGGAGTATTACTCGGAATCCCTGTCAAAATTGATCAACGAGCTGGCCAGACTGCCTGGCATCGGCCATAAAACCGCCCAGCGGCTGGCTATGCACATATTGAAAGTACCAAAAGAAGAATCCAGCGCTTTGGCACAGGCCATCGTGGAAGCCAAGGAAAAAATACGCTACTGCAAGGTTTGCTTTAACATCACCGACCAGGATGTCTGCCGGTTTTGCAGCGATCCTCGACGGGACGACAAGTTTTTATGCGTCGTCCAGGAACCAAAAGACATTGTTGCCATCGAAAAAACCAGGGATTACAGGGGACGATATCACGTTCTCCAGGGTGCAATATCCCCCATGGAGGGGATCGGTCCCAACGATATACGGATCAAGGAATTGTTGCTGCGTCTGCAGCAAATGGACGTGGAGGAAGTGATCATCGCCACCAACCCGACCATTGAAGGGGAGGCGACCGCCATGTATCTGGCGAAATTGATCAAACCTTCCGGAATCAAAGTCACGCGAATCGCCCACGGGATCCCTGTAGGTGGAGACTTGGAGTATGCTGACGAGGTGACGCTGGCCAAGTCTTTTGAAGGACGACATGAAATCTAATCGAAGAAACGACCATCATCCGGGTGCGGCTCCGTCTCAACATGAGAATGGGGTCGTCCTGTTTTACGGAAAAAGAGGTGAATTAGGATGATGAACAATACCTTTACCGTCACATCCGAATACGAACCAAAGGGAGATCAGGTTACCGCCATCGAGGAACTGGCAGAAGGTCTGAACAAGGGGTTGCGCTATCAGACACTGCTTGGCGTCACCGGTTCCGGGAAGACCTATACCATGGCGAAAGTCATTGAAAAGGTCCAAAAACCCACCTTGATCCTGGCCCACAACAAGACCCTGGCGGCTCAGCTCTACAGCGAGTTCAAAACCTTTTTTCAAGACAACGCCGTAGAATACTTCGTCAGTTACTATGATTATTATCAACCGGAGGCCTACGTACCCCAATCGGATTTGTATATTGAAAAAGATTCTTCCGTCAACGACGAGATCGACAAGTTGCGTCACTCCGCCACGGCGTCTCTTTTTGAGCGCAATGATGTGATCATCGTCGCCAGTGTATCCTGCATTTATGGTTTGGGTAGTCCCATCGATTATGAGAATCTGGTGGTTTCTCTCCGGCCAGGAATGGAAAAAGATCGAGACGACGTCATTCGAAAATTAGTGGATATCCAATATGCGAGAAACGACTTCAATTTCACCCGGGGTACCTTCCGGGTCCGGGGAGATGTGGTGGAAATATTTCCTGCCGCATCCAGCGACCATGCAGTACGGGTGGAATTTTTTGGCGACGAGATCGACCGGATCACGGAGATCGATGTGGTCACCGGCGAGATCAAAGGCGTTCGCCAACACATCTCCATCTTTCCTGCATCCCACTATGCCACCACGGAAGAAAATCTGGAACGGGCCATCGATTCCATTCGAAAGGAACTGGCTCTCCGTCATGAACAACTGTTGGAAGAGAACAAGCTGGTGGAGGCCCAACGGCTTCTTCAACGCACCAACTACGATATGGAAATGCTCAAGGAAATGGGTTTTTGCAACGGCATCGAAAATTACTCCCGTCATATTACGGGACTGCCGCCGGGCCATCCTCCGTTTACCTTGATCGATTACTTTCCAAAGGACTTTCTCTTGATCGTGGATGAATCCCACGTCACCATCCCTCAAGTCCGGGGAATGTATGCCGGGGATCGATCCCGAAAAGAGAACCTGGTGGAATACGGTTTTCGACTGCCGTCCGCCATGGACAACCGGCCCTTGAACTTTGACGAATTTGAAGAAAAAACCGGACAGACCATTTTCACCACGGCGACGCCGGGGCCTTACGAAAAGGAAAAAAGCCAGCAGGTGGTGGAGCAGATCATTCGTCCCACCGGTTTGGTGGATCCGGATGTGATCGTTCGGCCGACGAAACATCAGATCGACGACTTGATTGGAGAGATCCACGAAAAGATCAAAAAAGGGCAGCGGATCCTGGTGACCACCCTGACAAAAAAAATGTCGGAGGATCTGACCAATTATCTGAAGAGCGTCGGGATCAAGACAGAATATCTCCACTCGGACATCGATACCCTGGAGCGGATCAAGATCATCCGACAGCTGAGGATGGGAGATTTTGACGTTCTTGTGGGAATCAATCTTCTCCGAGAGGGACTGGATATTCCGGAGGTGGGACTTATCGGCATATTGGATGCCGACAAGGAAGGCTTCCTTCGATCAGAAACATCATTGATCCAGACCATCGGCCGGGCTGCTCGTAATGTAGACGGAAAAGTTATTCTTTATGGGGACAAGATCACCCCGTCCATGGAAAAGGCCCTTCGGGAAACGGATCGACGGCGAGCCATCCAGGAAGAATACAACAAGGAACACAACATCACGCCCATGTCCATTATCAAGCGGATCCATGAAGAAATTTCTGCGACGAAAGCTGCGGAAGAAGGAGCAGACTACCAAAGTGTTCAGGATGTCCTGGAATGGGGAGACCGAACCTTGGAAGAGTTGCAAGAAGAAATGATGATGGCGGCGGAGAATCTGGAGTTTGAAAAAGCGGCCAAGATCCGGGATCAGATCATAAAAATAACCAAGTCAAACAAATAGAAGGGAACGCAAATGGATCGAATCAACATAGTAGGTGCCAAAGAGCACAATTTGAAAAATATAAATATCACATTGCCCAGAGACGAGTTCATTGTCTTTACCGGACTTTCCGGTTCGGGAAAATCTTCCCTGGCTTTTGATACCATCTATGCCGAAGGACAACGCAGGTATGTGGAGTCCCTGTCTTCCTATGCAAGACAGTTTTTGGGCCAGATGAGCAAGCCGGATGTGGATTACATTGAAGGCTTGTCCCCGGCAATTTCCATTGATCAGAAGACCACCAACCGAAATCCCCGGTCCACTGTGGGAACGGTGACAGAGATCTATGATTATTTTCGTTTGCTTTTTGCCCGGATCGGCGTTCCCCACTGCCCTTCCTGCGGGAAGGAAATATCCGCCCAGACGGTGGACCAGATCGTGGAAAGCGTGGAGAGCCTGCCGGAAGGGACCCGTTTTTTGGTCCTGTCGCCTGTCGTCCGGGGAGAAAAAGGGCAGCATAAAAAGCTTCTGGAAGCCATCAAAAGAGACGGATTCGTCCGGGTGGTGGTGGACGGGGAAACTTTTGATCTGAACGAAGAAACCATCGAATTGGATAAAAACAAAAAACATTCCATCGACATCGTGGTGGATCGGCTCATTCGTCGGGAAGGCATGGCCAAGCGCCTCACCGATTCCGTGGAAACGGCCCTGAAGCTGGGAGACGGCATGGTCTACATCGATGAAATGGACGGGCAGCGGCATCTCTACAGTGAAAAATTTGCCTGCGGGGAATGCGGCATTGCCATGGACAAACTGGAGCCGCGCATGTTTTCCTTCAACAATCCTTTTGGCATGTGCATGCACTGCAACGGTCTGGGAAGCCACAAACAGGTGGATCCGGATCTGCTGATCCGGGACCGAAGCCTGTCCTTCAACAAGGGCGCCTTGAATTTCTTCGGGGCCAAGGAAGACAGCACCTATTACAACTCCATTGTTTCCGCCTTGGCGGACTTGTACGATTTCTCCATGGACCAGCCACTGGAAGAGGCGCCGGAAACCTTTATGGACGCTCTTTTTTACGGAGAGGACCGACCCCTGCAGATCACCTTCAATTCCTATTTTGGCGGGTGGAAAGAGCGGGAAGTGGTCTTTGAAGGGTTGATCAACAACATGGAGCGCCGACACAAGGAGACCTCTTCGGACTATATGCGAAGCAACATCGAAAAATATATGTCGGATATCCCATGCAACGTCTGCAAGGGAAAACGACTCAACGACAACAGTCTGGCGGTGACGGTCAAGGGCCGCAACATCATCGAGCTGACGGATTTGGCCATCAACGACTGCCTTGACTTTTTCGACACCATGGAATTGACGGATCGGGAGTCCGCCATTGCGGTCCAAGTCCTCAAGGAGATCCGTAGCCGCCTGCAGTTTTTGATCGACGTGGGTTTGGATTATCTCACCTTGTCGCGAAATGCCGGCACCTTGTCCGGAGGGGAATCCCAGCGGATCCGACTGGCCACCCAGATCGGTTCCGCATTGGTAGGGGTCCTATACGTACTGGATGAACCCAGCATCGGACTTCACCAGCGGGACAACAGCATGCTGCTTGCCACTCTTCGAAACTTGACCAATCTGGGGAACACCCTTATTGTGGTGGAACATGATGAAGACACCATCAGGGCGGCAGATCATGTGGTGGACATCGGACCCGGCGCCGGGATCCACGGAGGCCATGTCATCGCCCAGGGTCATTGGGAAGAGATCGTGGAAGTGGAGGAATCCGTTACCGGTCAGTACCTGAGCGGGAAACGGGAGATCCCCGTTCCACAGCAACGCCGGGAGGGTACCGGAGAAGAGGTCGTCATTCGCGGCGCAGCGGAAAACAATCTGAAGAACATCGATGTAGCCATTCCCCTGGGGAAATTTGTCGCCATCACCGGTGTTTCCGGTTCTGGAAAGAGCACCCTGATCAACGAGATCCTGTACAAGGGAGTCAACAAGAAAGTCAACCGATCCTGGAACAAAGTGGGAAAACACAAGACCATCGAAGGGATCGAACATCTGGACAAGGTCATCGACATCGACCAGTCCCCCATCGGACGAACCCCCCGATCCAATCCGGCCACCTATACCGGTGTTTTTGACCATATTCGGGATCTGTTTGCACAAACGCCGGAGGCCAAGATGAGAGGGTACAAGAAGGGACGGTTCAGCTTCAACGTAAAAGGCGGCCGCTGCGAAAACTGCAAGGGAGACGGGATCATTCAAATCGAAATGCATTTTCTACCCGACGTGTACGTACCCTGTGAAGTGTGCAAAGGTAAACGGTACAACAAGGAGACTTTGCAAGTGAAATACAAGGGAAAAAACATTTCCGACGTTTTGGAGATGACCGTGGAAGAAGGGGTGGAGTTCTTTCAAAACATCACCCGGATCCACAACAAGCTGGCGACCTTGTACGATGTAGGTTTGGGCTATATCAAACTGGGACAGCCCTCCACTCAACTTTCCGGCGGGGAAGCGCAGAGGATCAAACTGGCCACCGAACTGAGCAAGAGGGGAACGGGGAAAACCCTGTATATTTTGGATGAACCCACCACCGGTCTTCACATGGCAGATGTGGACAAACTGATCAGCGTACTGAACCAGCTGGCAGACAGCGGGAACACCATTGTGGTCATCGAACACAATCTGGA encodes the following:
- a CDS encoding YbaB/EbfC family nucleoid-associated protein, with amino-acid sequence MARNKFPGGGGMGNMNNMMKQMQKMQQEMQRVQEEVQKKEVEATSGGGAVTAIATGKKELVSIKIDPEVVDPDDVEMMEDLVLAAVNEALRKAEEMVAEEMGKVTGGMNVPGLF
- the uvrB gene encoding excinuclease ABC subunit UvrB, which produces MMNNTFTVTSEYEPKGDQVTAIEELAEGLNKGLRYQTLLGVTGSGKTYTMAKVIEKVQKPTLILAHNKTLAAQLYSEFKTFFQDNAVEYFVSYYDYYQPEAYVPQSDLYIEKDSSVNDEIDKLRHSATASLFERNDVIIVASVSCIYGLGSPIDYENLVVSLRPGMEKDRDDVIRKLVDIQYARNDFNFTRGTFRVRGDVVEIFPAASSDHAVRVEFFGDEIDRITEIDVVTGEIKGVRQHISIFPASHYATTEENLERAIDSIRKELALRHEQLLEENKLVEAQRLLQRTNYDMEMLKEMGFCNGIENYSRHITGLPPGHPPFTLIDYFPKDFLLIVDESHVTIPQVRGMYAGDRSRKENLVEYGFRLPSAMDNRPLNFDEFEEKTGQTIFTTATPGPYEKEKSQQVVEQIIRPTGLVDPDVIVRPTKHQIDDLIGEIHEKIKKGQRILVTTLTKKMSEDLTNYLKSVGIKTEYLHSDIDTLERIKIIRQLRMGDFDVLVGINLLREGLDIPEVGLIGILDADKEGFLRSETSLIQTIGRAARNVDGKVILYGDKITPSMEKALRETDRRRAIQEEYNKEHNITPMSIIKRIHEEISATKAAEEGADYQSVQDVLEWGDRTLEELQEEMMMAAENLEFEKAAKIRDQIIKITKSNK
- a CDS encoding aldo/keto reductase: MLYRNIGKDNLKISQLGFGCMRLPILDGDFSKIDTDYAAEMVQKAIDSGVNYLDTAWPYHDGNSELFVGDFLEKTGQRKDVFLATKLPLFGLDETTNFYDILDTQLKKLKTDYIDFYMLHGLDEWKWNTVQEMNVFDFIKNVKENGKVRNLGFSFHDNLETFKNICDSGVFDFCQIQLNYMDENFQAGLEGLEYANKLGIPVIVMEPIKGGKLAFDLKGELKNIWDKYGVELSPAQLALKYLWNRPEVGIILSGMSTMDQVVENLDSASRFDIGALTEEESALINEVRTYLIQKTEIDCTACKYCSDCPQNIKIWDVFTNYNNYKIYDDLQGSRMGYSRTPADRRADACIECGLCESVCPQNLTIIEYLKTCHEALA
- a CDS encoding putative ABC transporter permease subunit, with product MMKETLLLTKTLLKANFGVSKLMYEIKNDPKKLGIPLLMVVVFASLAPVYILYINMLESVYLQLFVLGQEGTLFAMLFSGASIVVLFFGVIYAMSTFYFSKDLERLLYLPLQEGSIVGAKFLNMVFYEYLIVLPLLIPAFFIPFPDMGGPLYVVYFIVGMFLVPVIPLAIGTILVMTIMKFVNVDGKKDMFRTISLFLFLFVMIGIQVLVSRTATSLPPGSEAEFLAALLRDQNSLVNIVGRSYPPAVWISKALYLKEAGSGLFYFVLFAGSSLIFFLATIRIGKALYVQGYFNKVESVKKVTKVDYEKGFDQKSVWKAVFINDFRVVMRTPVYMFNCVSIVVLLPVILFLMPVMTGGAELGFLQQVPQEYQPFIGLGLIGLFVFMAGVNPTQSTTISREGNSAWVQQVLPISKRDAFIGRMAFPLVLQVFSMVFILVGMVFFMKPDPSILLMAFFGGFFTSLPILALGILVDTIRPKLDWDDPQKAVKQNFNVFINMLLGIGYAVLLGFLVYLGMDRLNLAWQAATIFLVLVGVVMTWVLYGVYLKTDTRR
- the recR gene encoding recombination mediator RecR — protein: MEYYSESLSKLINELARLPGIGHKTAQRLAMHILKVPKEESSALAQAIVEAKEKIRYCKVCFNITDQDVCRFCSDPRRDDKFLCVVQEPKDIVAIEKTRDYRGRYHVLQGAISPMEGIGPNDIRIKELLLRLQQMDVEEVIIATNPTIEGEATAMYLAKLIKPSGIKVTRIAHGIPVGGDLEYADEVTLAKSFEGRHEI
- the uvrA gene encoding excinuclease ABC subunit UvrA: MDRINIVGAKEHNLKNINITLPRDEFIVFTGLSGSGKSSLAFDTIYAEGQRRYVESLSSYARQFLGQMSKPDVDYIEGLSPAISIDQKTTNRNPRSTVGTVTEIYDYFRLLFARIGVPHCPSCGKEISAQTVDQIVESVESLPEGTRFLVLSPVVRGEKGQHKKLLEAIKRDGFVRVVVDGETFDLNEETIELDKNKKHSIDIVVDRLIRREGMAKRLTDSVETALKLGDGMVYIDEMDGQRHLYSEKFACGECGIAMDKLEPRMFSFNNPFGMCMHCNGLGSHKQVDPDLLIRDRSLSFNKGALNFFGAKEDSTYYNSIVSALADLYDFSMDQPLEEAPETFMDALFYGEDRPLQITFNSYFGGWKEREVVFEGLINNMERRHKETSSDYMRSNIEKYMSDIPCNVCKGKRLNDNSLAVTVKGRNIIELTDLAINDCLDFFDTMELTDRESAIAVQVLKEIRSRLQFLIDVGLDYLTLSRNAGTLSGGESQRIRLATQIGSALVGVLYVLDEPSIGLHQRDNSMLLATLRNLTNLGNTLIVVEHDEDTIRAADHVVDIGPGAGIHGGHVIAQGHWEEIVEVEESVTGQYLSGKREIPVPQQRREGTGEEVVIRGAAENNLKNIDVAIPLGKFVAITGVSGSGKSTLINEILYKGVNKKVNRSWNKVGKHKTIEGIEHLDKVIDIDQSPIGRTPRSNPATYTGVFDHIRDLFAQTPEAKMRGYKKGRFSFNVKGGRCENCKGDGIIQIEMHFLPDVYVPCEVCKGKRYNKETLQVKYKGKNISDVLEMTVEEGVEFFQNITRIHNKLATLYDVGLGYIKLGQPSTQLSGGEAQRIKLATELSKRGTGKTLYILDEPTTGLHMADVDKLISVLNQLADSGNTIVVIEHNLDVIKVADHVIDLGPEGGFRGGTVIAQGTPEEIAQVPRSFTGQFLKRVLHQTDEGGSRHG
- a CDS encoding CPBP family intramembrane glutamic endopeptidase; the protein is MDVEKKTLIKNHKTGLWLFALMFVMYLMGNVLIGIYLFDTIGLYHQLIDVLIPCILYFIATRQPVLSTLKLNKGLNGKNMWRIFQLFLASFLVKYGVNYLVGAIGNIDSGEVTMQIFDMVPDLLTFFIAVAVIPVVLEEVFIRGVILDHFRDVNLLQASVATGVLFGIMHVDIGQFGYATALGIVMAAIVLITGSLWAGIWFHFLNNFFSFAVLGSLRKLEEWYPDLYQLEDVLVEAQPVELGLADRVVFIAVALLVLYLGVRLTIRYVRKMKRENGYQDTPSQVGWIRLFVNFPMGTILLIYLFINVFLRY
- the dnaX gene encoding DNA polymerase III subunit gamma/tau; the encoded protein is MDYIALYRKYRPRNFSDVIGQENVVSILKNQIVMKKIAHAYLFSGTRGTGKTSVAKIFARGVNCTESVDGEPCNKCKACLEMESSSVMDIIEIDAASNRGVDEIRELRDKVKYMPVVGEYKVYIIDEVHMLTTEAFNALLKTLEEPPKHVIFILATTEPNKLPATILSRCQRFHFKRLTPEQIISRMTFVADDIDLKVEEAALQLIAKNADGAMRDALSILDQCIAISNDDVITYEEVRDTLGITDNEIVFSLMESILEQDVGRALAELENAYAAGKEMTQLIHQLIGGFRDLLIYDITGNMAMLMEIKDESMELLQRTSKKDRSRIAAIIDILADREVKLKFTTLPKVLMEVTLVYLCSLSMEGSQPQIRQKEPEVGTRETPKTYDASNNNKQTGSETKPKETAPRPPTKPEDESGLDGGKAFGTLSKQVLKEKKVTGSALISAEGAMKGNTLTIFFPKGEEFAHQLVQDDLEYLESVARKLFGEEAKIRLQMKEGDSDFMKTLPLELFGEDKVEFK